In Brienomyrus brachyistius isolate T26 chromosome 19, BBRACH_0.4, whole genome shotgun sequence, one DNA window encodes the following:
- the gja10b gene encoding gap junction protein alpha 10 b: protein MGDWNLLGSILEEVHIHSTIVGKIWLTILFIFRMLLLGVAAEDVWDDEQSQFICNTEQPGCSNMCYDKAFPISPVRYWVLQIIFVSSPSLVYMGHALYRLRALEKERRKKKTQLKIELEDTDPIQEQHKQMERELRKLEEQKKVSKAPLRGSLLRTYVFHILTRSAVELGFILGQYVLYGIGLEPLYKCERTPCPNSVDCFVSRPTEKTIFMVFMLAIAGLSLSLNILEISHLGVKKIRRSLYGDGCADDDSICKLKKNAMQQVGVLTSSSPQNIVQLTTYPGLPYGQWGPLPVYMPSSGPPAENESLMPDSSAGDRDHAKIFDQHPREQLQQPSQGEIQAQRMLGASDRRNTLENRDQSSSSGDSNGGNGRRTQGYPGQGGAHPKRATHSSHMEIPAAVRNTVRKQSRVSCYKDFGEDRSVSPDSGHYPSTRKPNFMTRELSESKLASEPASPASGSGSGADPKRISQGESPPATPPPASGRRMSMSMILELSSIMKK from the exons ATGGGGGACTGGAATCTGCTAGGAAGCATCTTGGAAGAAGTCCATATTCACTCGACCATAGTGGGGAAGATCTGGCTGACCATCCTTTTCATATTCAGGATGCTTCTCCTTGGCGTGGCCGCTGAGGACGTTTGGGATGATGAGCAAAGTCAGTTCatctgcaacacagagcagcCCGGCTGCAGTAACATGTGCTACGACAAAGCGTTTCCGATCTCACCGGTACGGTACTGGGTGCTTCAGATCATTTTCGTCTCTTCGCCATCCCTGGTGTACATGGGCCACGCTCTGTACCGCTTAAGGGCCCTTGAAAAGGAAAGGCGTAAGAAAAAGACCCAGCTGAAGATCGAGCTGGAGGACACAGATCCCATTCAGGAGCAGCACAAACAGATGGAGAGGGAGTTGAGAAAGTTGGAGGAACAGAAGAAAGTAAGCAAGGCACCTTTACGCGGATCCTTACTGCGCACTTACGTTTTCCATATCTTAACTAGATCGGCGGTGGAGCTGGGATTTATACTGGGCCAGTATGTCCTTTATGGAATTGGACTGGAGCCCTTGTACAAATGTGAAAGAACGCCTTGCCCGAACAGCGTGGACTGCTTCGTTTCTAGACCGACGGAGAAAACAATATTCATGGTCTTTATGTTAGCGATTGCCGGTCTTTCCCTGTCTCTCAACATCCTCGAAATATCTCACTTAGGGGTGAAAAAAATTAGACGAAGTTTATACGGGGACGGCTGCGCGGACGATGACAGTATCTGTAAACTGAAGAAAAACGCGATGCAACAAGTCGGTGTTCTTACAAGCTCGTCTCCGCAAAACATTGTACAATTAACCACTTACCCAGGGCTGCCGTATGGCCAGTGGGGGCCTCTTCCAGTGTACATGCCTTCATCTGGTCCCCCAGCAGAAAATGAGTCGCTGATGCCAGACAGCAGCGCCGGGGATCGTGATCATGCGAAGATCTTCGATCAGCACCCCAGAGAGCAGCTACAGCAGCCTAGTCAAGGCGAGATCCAAGCCCAGCGGATGCTTGGCGCTTCAGATCGCCGAAATACTTTGGAAAACCGAGACCAGTCATCCAGTAGCGGTGATTCTAATGGGGGAAATGGACGCAGGACACAAGGTTATCCAGGTCAGGGAGGAGCGCACCCCAAACGAGCAACTCACTCCAGCCACATGGAGATACCTGCAGCCGTCCGTAACACAGTGCGCAAACAGAGCCGTGTAAGCTGCTACAAGGACTTTGGAGAAGATCGGAGTGTTTCTCCGGACAGCGGCCACTACCCATCAACACGGAAGCCCAATTTCATGACCCGCGAACTGTCCGAGAGCAAGCTGGCCAGCGAACCTGCGAGCCCGGCTTCGGGCAGCGGCTCCGGGGCCGACCCCAAGCGCATCTCGCAGGGGGAGAGTCCGCCTGCGACTCCGCCCCCGGCGAGTGGAAGGAGAATGTCAATG AGTATGATCCTGGAGCTATCCTCCATTATGAAAAAATGA